From the Burkholderia glumae LMG 2196 = ATCC 33617 genome, one window contains:
- the ppx gene encoding exopolyphosphatase codes for MVTSPQLFAAVDLGSNSFRLIVGRVEETPAGSQIYPVDALREPVRLAAGLSRDKMLDRASQERGWEALKRFGERLRDFHPDHVRAVATNTLRVAKNAGEFLVEAQAALGFPIEVIAGREEARLIYAGAAHSVPASAGKRLVVDIGGGSTEFIIGQHYTPIVMESLYIGCVSHSRQFFPAGNVDEYTMRQAELAAKREIQIISGEYKKAGWDQAIGSSGTARALAELVEGNGFNDAGITHGISRGGLERLKRALIKAENVNRLKLVALKPDRIPVLAGGLSIMLAVFEELGVDYVDTTDGALRLGVLYDLLGRAQHEDMRAVTVEGFMRRYGVDRPQADRIASLATRFYDQLEFTDEAHRDEDRTFVGWAAALHEIGLSISHSAYHKHSAYITSNADMPGFSRTDQARLAALVLGHAGKLGKLSQSRDVEWPLLFCLRLAALLCRRRTDAGLPELTVSHVKKGGYEVRLPSSWVEQNPLTDYSLSQEAAEWEKVGIPYRVIYTEA; via the coding sequence ATGGTTACTTCCCCGCAACTATTCGCCGCCGTCGATCTCGGCTCGAACAGCTTCAGGCTGATCGTCGGACGCGTCGAGGAAACTCCCGCGGGCAGCCAGATCTACCCGGTCGATGCATTGCGCGAGCCGGTGCGCCTCGCGGCGGGCCTGTCGCGAGACAAGATGCTCGATCGCGCGTCGCAGGAGCGCGGCTGGGAGGCGCTCAAGCGCTTCGGCGAGCGCCTGCGCGACTTCCATCCCGACCACGTGCGCGCGGTCGCCACCAACACGCTGCGCGTGGCCAAGAACGCCGGCGAATTCCTGGTCGAGGCGCAGGCCGCGCTCGGCTTTCCGATCGAGGTGATCGCCGGCCGCGAGGAAGCCCGGCTGATCTACGCGGGCGCGGCGCACTCGGTGCCGGCCAGTGCCGGCAAGCGGCTCGTGGTCGACATCGGCGGCGGTTCGACCGAGTTCATCATCGGCCAGCACTACACGCCGATCGTAATGGAAAGCCTCTACATCGGCTGCGTGAGCCACAGCCGCCAGTTCTTCCCGGCCGGCAACGTCGACGAATACACGATGCGCCAGGCCGAACTCGCGGCCAAGCGCGAGATCCAGATCATTTCCGGCGAGTACAAGAAAGCGGGCTGGGACCAGGCGATCGGCTCGTCGGGCACGGCGCGGGCGCTGGCCGAACTGGTCGAGGGCAACGGCTTCAACGACGCCGGCATCACGCACGGCATCTCGCGCGGCGGCCTGGAGCGCCTGAAGCGCGCGCTGATCAAGGCCGAGAACGTGAATCGTCTCAAGCTCGTGGCGCTGAAGCCGGACCGCATTCCGGTGCTGGCGGGCGGCCTGTCGATCATGCTGGCCGTGTTCGAGGAGCTCGGCGTCGACTATGTCGACACCACCGACGGCGCGCTGCGCCTGGGCGTGCTGTACGACCTGCTCGGCCGCGCCCAGCACGAGGACATGCGCGCCGTGACGGTGGAGGGCTTCATGCGCCGCTACGGCGTGGACCGCCCGCAGGCCGACCGGATCGCCTCGCTCGCCACCCGCTTCTACGACCAGCTCGAATTCACCGACGAGGCGCACCGCGACGAGGATCGGACCTTCGTGGGCTGGGCCGCCGCGCTGCACGAGATCGGCCTGTCGATCTCGCACAGCGCCTATCACAAGCATTCGGCCTACATCACCAGCAACGCCGACATGCCCGGCTTCTCGCGCACCGACCAGGCGCGGCTCGCCGCGCTGGTGCTCGGCCACGCGGGCAAGCTCGGCAAGCTCTCGCAATCGCGCGACGTGGAATGGCCGCTGCTGTTCTGCCTGCGGCTCGCGGCGCTGCTGTGCCGCCGGCGCACCGATGCCGGGCTGCCGGAACTCACGGTGTCGCACGTGAAGAAGGGCGGCTACGAAGTCCGGCTGCCGAGCAGCTGGGTCGAGCAGAACCCGCTGACCGACTACAGCCTGAGCCAGGAGGCGGCCGAGTGGGAGAAGGTCGGGATTCCGTATCGCGTCATCTATACCGAGGCCTGA